In Helianthus annuus cultivar XRQ/B chromosome 9, HanXRQr2.0-SUNRISE, whole genome shotgun sequence, the following are encoded in one genomic region:
- the LOC110876079 gene encoding cell surface glycoprotein 1-like: MDQIALRRNEEEIKEAAYAEELKTLAEFKNIKNEWFVKETGRRRRKATPKIQEGEGSSSKPKKKQKKAAETLLIDEPEEDETMVTTEDDPYNAGEDMMFNVDVLETGPTVTAEVEQVVNVEAGKEKVIDDIEGDDVDKSTTSSSSSSDDEIDEAERLRRIVLKKKPSKETSKPPTPPHEPTPPQSPIQSPPRQPIPPQQPSPPKQPTPPRQRSPIHLSPLHISPSQQTLFTSQEIFQTPPRTQMQLTPGSAGYRGFPAVPSNLSVSLDDVGDFDFANTSQVKNVEKKVDEVIVENKKLTAENKKVSNRERVLEMHVKKLETDNKELVKKIDSDQSEIDILKVRVAELEEEKA; the protein is encoded by the exons ATGGACCAAATTGCCCTCCGa AGAAACGAAGAAGAGATAAAAGAGGCTGCCTATGCTGAAGAGCTGAAAACTCTTGCGGAGTTTAAAAACATCAAAAATGAATGGTTTGTCAAAGAAACAGGGAGGAGACGCAGAAAGGCCACTCCTAAAATTCAAGAGGGTGAAGGGTCGTCATCAAAACCaaagaaaaagcaaaagaaagCAGCAGAAACGTTATTGATTGATGAACCTGAAGAAGATGAGACAATGGTAACTACGGAAGACGATCCGTATAATGCTGGTGAAGATATGATGTTTAATGTTGATGTCTTGGAAACTGGGCCAACAGTGACTGCTGAAGTTGAACAAGTTGTTAATGTCGAAGCTGGAAAAGAGAAGGTTATTGATGACATTGAAGGTGATGATGTAGATAAGAGCACTACAAGTTCTTCGAGCTCTTCAGATGATGAGATTGACGAGGCTGAACGTTTAAGAAGA ATCGTTTTAAAGAAGAAACCTTCCAAAGAAACCAGtaaaccaccaacaccaccacatgaaccAACACCACCTCAATCACCAATCCAATCACCTCCACGACAACCTATACCTCCACAACAaccttcaccaccaaaacaaccaacaccacccagacaacgATCACCTATACATCTTTCACCACTACATATTTCACCATCACAACAAACCTTATTCACATCGCAAGAAATCTTTCAAACACCACCTCGCACCCAAATGCAACTAACACCTGGTTCTGCGGGGTACCGAGGTTTTCCAGCTGTTCCTTCGAATTTGAGTGTAAGCCTTGATGATGTAGGAGATTTTGACTTTGCAAACACCTCACAGGTCAagaatgttgaaaagaaagttgatgaagTGATTGTCGAAAACAAGAAGTTAACTGCTGAGAACAAGAAAGTTTCTAATCGTGAGAGAGTTCTTGAAATGCATGTGAAGAAGTTGGAGACTGATAACAAAgagttggtgaaaaagattgaCTCTGATCAATCAGAGATAGATATTTTGAAGGTGCGagttgctgagcttgaagaagaaAAAGCTTAA